A single region of the Kineosporiaceae bacterium SCSIO 59966 genome encodes:
- the gdhA gene encoding NADP-specific glutamate dehydrogenase produces MDEKLEPIYAEVLRRNPGEEEFHQAVREVFDSLGPVVAKHPEYADAAVLERLCEPERQIIFRVPWVDDTGAVQINRGFRVEFNSALGPYKGGLRFHPSVYLGIVKFLGFEQIFKNALTGMPIGGGKGGSDFDPRGRSDGEVMRFCQSFMTELYRHLGEYTDVPAGDIGVGGREIGYLFGQYKRITNRYESGVLTGKGLAWGGSRVRTEATGYGTVLFTQEMLRTRGDDLEGRRVVVSGSGNVAIYAIEKLEQLGATVVACSDSDGYVVDDAGIDLQLLKEIKEVERGRLTDYAERRGSHHVPGGRIWEVPCDVALPCATQNELTGKDARLLVENGVVAVAEGANMPTTPEGIQVLLEAGVLFGPGKAANAGGVATSALEMQQNASRDSWTFEHAEERLTEVMVDIHERCAATADEYGAPGNYVLGANIAGFKQVADAMLAFGVI; encoded by the coding sequence CTGGACGAGAAGCTCGAGCCGATCTACGCCGAGGTGCTGCGCCGCAACCCCGGGGAGGAGGAGTTCCACCAGGCCGTGCGTGAGGTGTTCGACTCCCTCGGCCCGGTGGTCGCCAAGCACCCCGAGTACGCGGACGCCGCGGTGCTCGAGCGGCTGTGCGAGCCGGAGCGGCAGATCATCTTCCGGGTGCCGTGGGTGGACGACACCGGGGCCGTCCAGATCAACCGCGGCTTCCGGGTCGAGTTCAACTCCGCGCTCGGGCCGTACAAGGGTGGTCTGCGCTTCCACCCGTCCGTCTACCTCGGGATCGTGAAGTTCCTCGGGTTCGAGCAGATCTTCAAGAACGCCTTGACCGGCATGCCGATCGGCGGAGGCAAGGGCGGGTCGGACTTCGACCCTCGTGGCCGCTCCGACGGCGAGGTGATGCGGTTCTGCCAGTCGTTCATGACCGAGCTCTACCGGCACCTCGGTGAGTACACCGACGTCCCGGCCGGTGACATCGGCGTCGGCGGCCGCGAGATCGGCTACCTGTTCGGCCAGTACAAGCGGATCACGAACCGGTACGAGTCCGGTGTCCTGACCGGCAAGGGACTCGCCTGGGGTGGCTCGCGGGTGCGGACCGAGGCCACCGGCTACGGCACCGTGCTGTTCACCCAGGAGATGCTGCGGACCCGCGGCGACGACCTCGAGGGCAGGCGGGTCGTCGTCTCCGGCTCCGGCAACGTCGCGATCTACGCGATCGAGAAGCTCGAGCAGCTCGGCGCGACCGTGGTGGCGTGCTCGGACTCCGACGGGTACGTCGTCGACGACGCCGGGATCGACCTCCAGCTGCTCAAGGAGATCAAGGAGGTCGAGCGTGGCCGGCTCACCGACTACGCCGAGCGGCGGGGCAGTCACCATGTTCCGGGTGGTCGGATCTGGGAGGTGCCGTGCGACGTGGCGCTGCCGTGCGCCACCCAGAACGAGCTCACCGGCAAGGACGCACGACTGCTGGTGGAGAACGGGGTGGTGGCGGTCGCTGAGGGCGCCAACATGCCGACGACTCCAGAAGGGATCCAGGTACTTCTCGAGGCCGGTGTGCTGTTCGGGCCGGGCAAGGCCGCGAACGCCGGCGGGGTCGCCACGAGCGCCTTGGAGATGCAGCAGAACGCCAGCCGCGACTCATGGACCTTCGAGCATGCCGAGGAGCGGCTCACTGAGGTCATGGTCGACATCCATGAGCGCTGCGCCGCCACCGCCGACGAGTACGGCGCACCCGGCAACTACGTGCTCGGGGCGAACATCGCCGGCTTCAAGCAGGTCGCCGACGCGATGCTCGCCTTCGGCGTGATCTGA
- the purL gene encoding phosphoribosylformylglycinamidine synthase subunit PurL, whose amino-acid sequence MSRVDTVAVAATTPDVEQPFTELGLTEDEYGRIREILGRRPTSAELAMYSVMWSEHCSYKSSKVHLRQFGEKTTDEMRARLLVGIGENAGVVDIGDGWAVTFKVESHNHPSFVEPYQGAATGVGGIVRDILAMGARPVAVMDQLRFGAIDHPDTARVVHGVVAGVGGYGNCLGLPNIGGEVVFDPVYQGNPLVNALCVGALRHEDLHVSAATGAGNLVVLFGARTGGDGIGGVSVLASETFEQSGPSKRPSVQVGDPFAEKVLIECCLELYQAGVVVGIQDLGGAGLSCATSEMASNGGTGMRVRLDAVPLRDPSLAPEEILMSESQERMMAVVRPQDAERFLEITRKWDVEATVIGEVTDDDRLVVTWHGDVVVDAPPRSVAHEGPVYNRPFARPAELDVLQADRAESLPRPTTGEELRATLLRLAGSANLADRSWVTDQYDRYVLGNTALAMPDDAGVVRVDEETGRGVALATDCNGRYVRLDPYAGAQAALAEAYRNVATAGATPIAVTDCLNFGSPEDPGVMWQFDEAVRGLADGCRVLGVPVTGGNVSFYNQTGDTPIHPTPVVGVLGVMDDVTRRTPSGWGAEGLALYLLGTTREELSGSEWAWVEHGHLGGRPPVVDLDAERRLGEILVNASRDGLLDAAHDLSDGGLGQALVEASLRFGVGARVWLDEVCERDGVDPFVALFAESAARVLVAVPRSEEVRFTDMCSARRFPHARIGVTDDSGVLEVQGQFEVPLEELRAAWQSTLRVAFGD is encoded by the coding sequence GTGAGCAGGGTCGACACGGTGGCCGTCGCCGCCACCACCCCGGACGTCGAGCAGCCGTTCACCGAGCTGGGCCTCACCGAGGACGAGTACGGCCGGATCCGGGAGATTCTCGGCCGCCGACCGACGTCCGCCGAGCTGGCGATGTACTCGGTGATGTGGAGCGAGCACTGCTCCTACAAGTCCTCCAAGGTGCACCTGCGCCAGTTCGGCGAGAAGACCACCGACGAGATGCGCGCCAGGCTGCTCGTCGGCATCGGGGAGAACGCAGGCGTCGTCGACATCGGGGACGGCTGGGCGGTCACGTTCAAGGTCGAGAGCCACAACCACCCCTCGTTCGTCGAGCCGTACCAGGGCGCGGCCACCGGGGTCGGCGGGATCGTCCGCGACATCCTGGCGATGGGAGCCCGCCCGGTCGCCGTGATGGACCAGCTGCGGTTCGGCGCGATCGACCACCCGGACACGGCCCGCGTCGTCCACGGCGTCGTCGCCGGCGTCGGCGGCTACGGCAACTGCCTCGGCCTGCCGAACATCGGCGGGGAGGTGGTCTTCGACCCCGTCTACCAGGGCAACCCGCTCGTCAACGCACTGTGCGTCGGCGCCCTGCGCCACGAGGACCTGCACGTCTCGGCCGCCACCGGCGCCGGCAACCTCGTCGTCCTGTTCGGCGCCCGCACCGGCGGCGACGGCATCGGCGGCGTCTCGGTGCTCGCCTCGGAGACCTTCGAGCAGAGCGGACCGAGCAAGCGGCCGAGCGTCCAGGTCGGGGACCCCTTCGCCGAGAAGGTGCTCATCGAGTGCTGCCTCGAGCTGTACCAGGCCGGCGTCGTCGTCGGCATCCAGGACCTCGGCGGCGCCGGGCTCTCCTGCGCGACGAGCGAGATGGCCAGCAACGGCGGGACCGGCATGCGGGTCCGCCTCGATGCTGTGCCGCTGCGGGACCCCTCGCTGGCGCCCGAGGAGATCCTCATGTCCGAGTCCCAGGAGCGGATGATGGCCGTCGTCCGGCCGCAGGACGCCGAGCGCTTCCTGGAGATCACCCGCAAGTGGGACGTCGAGGCGACCGTCATCGGCGAGGTCACCGACGACGACCGGCTCGTCGTCACCTGGCACGGGGACGTCGTCGTCGACGCCCCGCCGCGCAGCGTCGCCCACGAGGGCCCGGTCTACAACCGGCCGTTCGCCCGCCCCGCCGAGCTCGACGTCCTGCAGGCCGACCGGGCCGAGTCCCTGCCCCGCCCCACCACCGGCGAGGAGCTGCGCGCGACGCTGCTGCGCCTCGCCGGCTCCGCCAACCTGGCCGACCGGTCCTGGGTCACCGACCAGTACGACCGGTACGTGCTCGGCAACACCGCCCTGGCCATGCCGGACGACGCCGGCGTCGTCCGGGTGGACGAGGAGACCGGCCGCGGGGTCGCCCTGGCCACCGACTGCAACGGCCGCTACGTCCGGCTCGACCCGTACGCGGGCGCGCAGGCGGCGCTCGCCGAGGCCTACCGCAACGTCGCCACCGCCGGTGCCACCCCGATCGCCGTCACCGACTGCCTGAACTTCGGTTCACCGGAGGACCCGGGCGTGATGTGGCAGTTCGACGAGGCCGTGCGTGGCCTGGCCGACGGCTGCCGCGTCCTCGGCGTCCCGGTCACCGGCGGCAACGTCTCCTTCTACAACCAGACCGGCGACACCCCGATCCACCCCACCCCGGTGGTCGGCGTCCTCGGCGTGATGGACGACGTCACCCGGCGGACGCCGTCCGGCTGGGGCGCCGAGGGGCTGGCCCTGTACCTGCTGGGGACCACCCGGGAGGAGCTGTCCGGCTCGGAGTGGGCGTGGGTGGAGCACGGGCACCTCGGGGGCCGGCCACCAGTGGTCGACCTGGACGCCGAGCGGCGGCTCGGGGAGATCCTCGTCAACGCCTCGCGGGACGGCCTGCTGGACGCCGCGCACGACCTGTCCGACGGCGGGCTGGGGCAGGCGCTCGTGGAGGCGTCGCTGCGGTTCGGCGTCGGCGCCCGGGTCTGGCTGGACGAGGTGTGCGAGCGCGACGGCGTCGACCCGTTCGTCGCGCTGTTCGCGGAGTCCGCGGCCCGCGTGCTGGTCGCGGTGCCGCGCAGCGAAGAGGTGCGGTTCACCGACATGTGCAGCGCCCGCCGCTTCCCGCACGCGCGGATCGGGGTCACCGACGACTCCGGGGTCCTCGAGGTGCAGGGGCAGTTCGAGGTGCCGCTGGAGGAGCTGCGCGCGGCGTGGCAGTCGACGCTGCGGGTCGCCTTCGGGGACTGA
- the purQ gene encoding phosphoribosylformylglycinamidine synthase subunit PurQ → MRVGVVTFPGSLDDRDAARAVRAAGADPVPLWHGDDDLRGVDAVVLPGGFSYGDYLRCGAIARFAPVMEPLVRAAEGGLPVLGICNGFQVLCEAHLLPGALIRNDSRLFVCTDQRLRVERVDTPWTTGFTAGEEIVVPLKNGEGGYVADERTLDQLEDEGRVVVRYVGSNPNGSYRDIAGVSNARGNVVGLMPHPEHAIDDVFGPGAAGLRFFTSLVGAALEQAVSA, encoded by the coding sequence ATGCGGGTCGGCGTCGTCACCTTCCCCGGATCCCTGGACGACCGGGACGCCGCCCGCGCCGTCCGCGCGGCCGGCGCCGACCCGGTGCCGCTGTGGCACGGGGACGACGACCTGCGAGGCGTCGACGCCGTCGTCCTACCGGGCGGGTTCTCCTACGGCGACTACCTGCGCTGCGGGGCCATTGCGCGGTTCGCTCCGGTGATGGAGCCGCTGGTGCGCGCCGCCGAGGGCGGGCTGCCGGTGCTGGGCATCTGCAACGGGTTCCAGGTGCTGTGCGAGGCGCACCTGCTGCCAGGGGCGTTGATCCGCAACGACTCCCGGTTGTTCGTCTGCACCGACCAGCGGCTGCGCGTGGAGCGGGTGGACACCCCGTGGACCACCGGGTTCACCGCCGGGGAGGAGATCGTCGTCCCGCTGAAGAACGGTGAGGGCGGCTACGTCGCCGACGAACGGACCCTCGACCAGCTCGAGGACGAGGGGCGGGTCGTCGTCCGCTACGTCGGCAGCAACCCCAACGGCTCCTACCGTGACATCGCCGGCGTCAGCAACGCCCGCGGCAACGTCGTCGGCCTCATGCCGCACCCCGAGCACGCCATCGACGACGTCTTCGGCCCGGGCGCCGCCGGCCTGCGGTTCTTCACCTCCCTCGTCGGCGCCGCGCTCGAGCAGGCGGTGTCCGCGTGA
- the purS gene encoding phosphoribosylformylglycinamidine synthase subunit PurS: MGRVVVDVMPKPEILDPQGKAVAAALARLGYGQFTGVRQGKRFELEVDGEVTDEHLAAARDAAATLLSNPVIEDVVRVAAEQVRAGR; the protein is encoded by the coding sequence ATGGGACGTGTCGTCGTCGACGTCATGCCGAAGCCAGAGATCCTCGACCCGCAGGGCAAGGCGGTGGCCGCCGCGCTGGCCCGGTTGGGGTACGGCCAGTTCACCGGCGTCCGCCAGGGCAAGCGGTTCGAGCTCGAGGTGGACGGCGAGGTCACCGACGAGCACCTGGCCGCGGCGCGGGACGCCGCGGCCACCCTGCTGAGCAACCCCGTCATCGAGGACGTCGTCCGGGTGGCGGCCGAGCAGGTCCGGGCCGGCCGCTGA
- a CDS encoding MBL fold metallo-hydrolase — protein MRVTHIGHACLLVESAGARVLIDPGTFATGWETLTALDAVLITHAHPDHVDEEKLPQLLEANGEARLLTEPALAAEMAKVGIAAEPLHPGDEVRVGELTVAGRGGRHAEIHPEIPRIGNVGLLLSADGEPTLFHPGDAYEDVPDGVDVLAVPLNAPWCAFKETAAFARAVGAPTLVPVHDGLLNETGRGLYLRQLAAYGGGEVRDLRGQGAVRLSASGDR, from the coding sequence ATGCGCGTCACGCACATCGGCCACGCCTGCCTGCTCGTCGAGTCCGCCGGGGCCCGGGTGCTCATCGACCCGGGCACCTTCGCCACCGGCTGGGAGACGCTCACCGCACTGGACGCCGTCCTGATCACCCACGCCCACCCGGACCACGTCGACGAGGAGAAGCTCCCGCAGCTGCTCGAGGCGAACGGGGAGGCGCGACTGCTCACCGAGCCGGCCCTGGCGGCCGAGATGGCCAAGGTCGGCATCGCCGCCGAGCCGCTGCACCCCGGTGACGAGGTACGGGTCGGCGAGCTGACGGTCGCCGGCCGCGGCGGCCGGCACGCCGAGATCCACCCGGAGATCCCGCGGATCGGCAACGTCGGGCTGCTGCTGTCCGCCGACGGGGAGCCGACGCTGTTCCACCCCGGCGACGCCTACGAGGACGTCCCGGACGGCGTCGACGTGCTCGCCGTCCCGCTCAACGCCCCGTGGTGCGCGTTCAAGGAGACCGCGGCATTCGCCCGCGCAGTGGGAGCGCCGACGCTCGTGCCGGTCCACGACGGGCTGCTCAACGAGACCGGCCGCGGCCTGTACCTGCGCCAGCTCGCCGCCTACGGCGGGGGTGAGGTCCGCGACCTGCGCGGTCAGGGCGCCGTCCGGCTCAGCGCCAGCGGTGACCGGTGA
- a CDS encoding phosphoribosylaminoimidazolesuccinocarboxamide synthase: MAGRERRATIGRVTPATAAPALPGWRHVYSGKVRELYVDESDDSRVLVVASDRISAYDHVLATPIPDKGAVLTALTLWWLERLDVPNHLLSTDVPAAVAGRAMVCRRLEMVPVECVARGYLTGSGLADYRATGAVCGVELPPGLDDGSRLEAPIFTPATKAALGEHDENVTFAVVASQVGAELAEQLRRLTLDVYATAEALARDRGVIVADTKLEFGFDPDGVLTLGDEVLTPDSSRFWPADQWQPGRAQPSFDKQYVRDWLTSPASGWDRASDVPPPPLPNDVVERTRARYVEAYERITGHRWR; encoded by the coding sequence GTGGCTGGTCGTGAACGGCGTGCGACGATCGGCCGCGTGACGCCCGCCACCGCAGCACCCGCCCTCCCCGGCTGGCGGCACGTCTACTCCGGCAAGGTCCGTGAGCTCTACGTCGACGAGAGCGACGACTCCCGCGTCCTCGTCGTCGCCAGCGACCGGATCAGCGCCTACGACCACGTGCTCGCCACTCCCATCCCGGACAAGGGCGCCGTCCTCACCGCGCTGACGCTGTGGTGGCTCGAGCGCCTCGACGTGCCAAACCACCTGCTCAGCACCGACGTCCCGGCCGCGGTCGCCGGCCGCGCCATGGTCTGCAGGCGGCTCGAGATGGTGCCGGTCGAGTGCGTCGCCCGCGGGTACCTCACCGGCTCCGGGCTCGCGGACTACCGGGCCACCGGGGCCGTCTGCGGCGTCGAGCTGCCGCCAGGTCTGGACGACGGCAGCCGGCTGGAGGCGCCGATCTTCACCCCGGCGACGAAGGCCGCGCTCGGCGAGCACGACGAGAACGTCACCTTCGCCGTCGTGGCCTCCCAGGTCGGCGCTGAGCTGGCCGAGCAGCTCCGCCGCCTCACGCTGGACGTCTACGCCACCGCCGAGGCGCTCGCTCGCGACCGGGGCGTCATCGTCGCGGACACCAAGCTGGAGTTCGGTTTCGACCCCGACGGCGTCCTCACCCTCGGCGACGAGGTGCTGACCCCGGACTCCAGCCGGTTCTGGCCGGCCGACCAGTGGCAGCCGGGTCGCGCCCAGCCCAGCTTCGACAAGCAGTACGTGCGGGACTGGCTGACCAGCCCAGCCTCCGGCTGGGACCGGGCGTCCGACGTCCCGCCCCCGCCCCTGCCGAATGACGTCGTCGAGCGGACCCGCGCCCGCTACGTCGAGGCCTACGAGCGGATCACCGGTCACCGCTGGCGCTGA
- a CDS encoding DUF222 domain-containing protein — MDDVTRAEAEQFLLEHAETLDPRRLARVGHRLRARLDPDADDQMARDEDAQTRTNAFAMSQDDDGTWWLSGTLDPVAGQTVHDALTAHAAPHPAVEGVPDQRPARQRLADALVHICERALAGRDGEPAARPRPRLVVSTTLPALLLGPGVPGVDGGTLSCGHPVSLETVRMLACDGEIVPVLVDGAGQPLDVGQTVYAFPPRIRAAIIERDRGCTFGGCTRPASWCDLHHLTSYRGGGPTSERNGCCLCGFHHRLVHRQGWRGELVGNRVVWHPPDGRSPHVPPPPWQPALDRLVTRWLERNPHLRPSLT, encoded by the coding sequence GTGGACGACGTCACCCGGGCCGAGGCCGAGCAGTTCCTCCTGGAGCACGCCGAGACCCTGGACCCGCGGCGCCTGGCCCGCGTCGGGCACCGGCTGCGCGCCCGGCTGGACCCGGACGCCGACGACCAGATGGCCCGCGACGAGGACGCCCAGACCCGCACGAACGCGTTCGCGATGAGCCAGGACGACGACGGCACCTGGTGGCTCTCCGGCACGCTGGACCCAGTCGCCGGGCAGACCGTGCACGACGCGCTGACCGCGCACGCCGCACCGCACCCGGCGGTCGAGGGCGTCCCGGACCAGCGCCCGGCCCGCCAGCGCCTGGCCGATGCACTGGTGCACATCTGCGAACGGGCTCTTGCCGGCCGGGACGGCGAGCCGGCCGCCCGGCCCCGCCCCCGGCTCGTGGTGTCCACCACGCTGCCGGCGCTGCTGCTCGGACCAGGCGTGCCCGGGGTGGACGGCGGAACGCTGTCCTGCGGGCACCCCGTCAGCCTGGAGACGGTGCGGATGCTGGCCTGCGACGGCGAGATCGTCCCAGTCCTGGTCGACGGCGCCGGCCAGCCACTGGACGTCGGCCAGACGGTGTACGCGTTCCCGCCCCGGATCCGCGCCGCGATCATCGAACGCGACCGCGGATGCACCTTCGGCGGCTGCACCCGGCCTGCCTCCTGGTGCGACCTGCACCACCTGACCTCCTACCGCGGTGGCGGACCCACCAGCGAACGCAACGGCTGCTGCCTGTGCGGCTTCCACCACCGCCTGGTGCACCGGCAGGGCTGGCGCGGCGAGCTCGTGGGAAACAGAGTCGTCTGGCACCCGCCCGACGGGCGATCACCCCACGTCCCACCACCTCCCTGGCAACCAGCCCTCGACCGCCTCGTCACTCGGTGGCTGGAACGCAACCCTCACCTGCGACCGTCGCTGACATGA
- a CDS encoding DUF2277 domain-containing protein, whose protein sequence is MCRNITALRGLDPPATQEEISAAALQYVRKVGGLSSASPRTQDAVDRAVQRIAQATSELLAELPERRQPPATEPPLRRLGASGPTGGRSRG, encoded by the coding sequence ATGTGCCGCAACATCACCGCCCTCCGAGGGCTGGACCCCCCTGCCACCCAGGAGGAGATCAGCGCTGCCGCGCTGCAGTACGTGCGCAAGGTCGGTGGCCTGTCGTCGGCCTCACCGCGAACACAGGACGCCGTCGACCGCGCCGTCCAGCGGATCGCCCAGGCGACCAGCGAGCTGCTCGCTGAGCTCCCGGAACGGCGCCAGCCTCCCGCGACCGAGCCGCCGCTCCGCCGCCTTGGCGCATCCGGCCCAACCGGTGGCCGCTCCCGCGGCTGA
- a CDS encoding class I SAM-dependent methyltransferase, with translation MDITDYQRQEDIWDAEAARAYDTPGSGMFAPEVLGPTVDRLSGLAGGGRALELAIGTGRVAIPLAERGVPVTGIELSQAMVDRLREKVDDAALPVVLGDMASARAPGAFTLVYLVYNTISNLVTQAQQVACFRNAGRHLVPGGRFVVELEVPGLRVLPPGREAVVWHHEPGYLGLDTYDVVAQRLVSHHIRFGEGRQARIARGPHRYVWPAEMDLMAQLAGLELESRHADWQATEFTADSASHVSVYRLPGG, from the coding sequence ATGGACATCACGGACTACCAGCGCCAGGAGGACATCTGGGACGCCGAGGCTGCTCGGGCTTACGACACCCCGGGCAGCGGGATGTTCGCGCCCGAGGTCCTGGGACCGACTGTCGACCGCCTTAGCGGCCTCGCAGGTGGGGGCCGCGCGCTGGAACTGGCGATCGGCACCGGAAGGGTCGCAATCCCGTTGGCCGAGCGCGGCGTGCCGGTGACGGGCATCGAGCTCTCCCAGGCGATGGTGGACCGCTTGCGCGAGAAGGTGGACGACGCGGCTCTTCCGGTGGTGCTCGGCGACATGGCCAGCGCGCGTGCACCAGGGGCATTCACCCTCGTCTACCTCGTGTACAACACGATCTCCAACCTCGTGACCCAGGCCCAGCAGGTCGCGTGCTTCCGCAACGCGGGGCGGCATCTGGTGCCGGGCGGTCGCTTCGTCGTCGAGCTCGAGGTGCCCGGCCTACGGGTCTTGCCCCCTGGGCGCGAGGCGGTGGTTTGGCACCACGAGCCCGGCTACCTCGGCCTGGACACCTACGACGTCGTCGCCCAGCGGCTGGTGTCGCACCACATCCGTTTCGGCGAGGGTCGACAGGCACGGATCGCGCGAGGACCTCACCGCTACGTCTGGCCCGCCGAGATGGACCTCATGGCGCAACTGGCCGGCCTCGAGCTGGAGTCACGCCACGCCGACTGGCAGGCCACCGAGTTCACCGCGGACTCGGCGTCCCACGTCTCGGTCTACCGCTTGCCGGGCGGCTGA
- a CDS encoding peptidase S10 — protein sequence MADETNESPTTDAHPTPSDDLVTTAHTVDTPSGTLAYTATAGRIVLRKEVLEDGTFKGHRPTAEVFLTAYTLDGADPAGRPVVFAFNGGPGSSSVWLHLGLLGPRRVLMGDAGELLPPPYRLTQNAETLLAVADLVFIDPVSTGYSRPVQDGSPKDFHGYTGDLESVGEVIRLWTTRNDRWLSPKLLAGESYGTLRAAALAEHLQSRYGMYLNGIALISAVLDMGTIRFTEGNETPYPLFLPTYAAIAHYHGLHGDRPLRDVLEEAEHYAAGRYPWALAQGSRLDDRTRAEHVARIARLSGLSEEYVDRADLRIEHLRFFTELLRSRRLTVGRLDGRFTGWDPDNAGERMEHDPSYLAIHGPYAAAFNHYVRSTLEYRNDLPYEILTDRVQPWSYEEFQGRGVSVTGKLAQAMRANRHLKVHIACGYHDGATPYHAAEYAVAHLRIPAELRDNVSFAYYEAGHMMYVHEPSRVQQSADLAAWVQEACGTA from the coding sequence GTGGCTGACGAGACGAATGAGAGCCCCACCACCGACGCCCACCCAACGCCGTCCGACGACCTGGTGACGACGGCGCACACCGTCGACACGCCGTCCGGCACCCTCGCCTACACGGCGACCGCCGGACGCATCGTCCTGCGCAAGGAGGTGCTCGAGGACGGAACCTTCAAGGGGCACCGCCCGACCGCGGAGGTGTTCCTCACCGCCTACACCCTGGACGGCGCGGACCCGGCCGGGCGGCCGGTGGTGTTCGCCTTCAACGGCGGCCCGGGGTCGTCGTCCGTGTGGCTGCACCTCGGGCTCCTCGGACCCCGCCGCGTCCTCATGGGTGACGCCGGCGAGCTGCTGCCCCCGCCGTACCGGCTGACCCAGAACGCCGAGACCCTGCTCGCGGTTGCGGACCTCGTCTTCATCGACCCGGTGTCCACGGGCTACTCCCGGCCCGTGCAGGACGGCAGCCCGAAGGACTTCCACGGCTACACCGGCGACCTGGAGTCCGTCGGTGAGGTGATCCGGCTGTGGACGACGCGCAACGACCGGTGGCTGAGCCCGAAACTGCTTGCCGGGGAGTCCTACGGCACGCTGCGCGCTGCGGCGCTCGCCGAGCACCTGCAGAGCCGCTACGGCATGTACCTCAACGGGATCGCGCTCATCTCGGCCGTGCTCGACATGGGGACCATCCGGTTCACCGAGGGCAACGAGACGCCGTACCCGCTGTTCCTGCCGACGTACGCGGCGATCGCGCACTACCACGGCCTGCACGGCGACCGGCCGCTGCGCGACGTCCTGGAGGAGGCCGAGCACTACGCCGCCGGACGCTACCCGTGGGCGCTCGCGCAGGGCAGCCGGCTGGACGACAGGACCCGGGCCGAGCACGTCGCCCGGATCGCCCGCCTCAGCGGGTTGAGCGAGGAGTACGTGGACCGCGCCGACCTGCGGATCGAGCACCTGCGCTTCTTCACGGAGCTGCTGCGCTCACGTCGGCTGACCGTCGGCCGGCTCGACGGCCGCTTCACCGGCTGGGACCCCGACAACGCCGGCGAGCGGATGGAGCACGACCCGTCCTACCTGGCCATCCACGGCCCGTACGCGGCGGCGTTCAACCACTACGTGCGCTCGACGCTGGAGTACCGCAACGACCTGCCCTACGAGATCCTCACCGACCGGGTGCAGCCGTGGTCCTACGAGGAGTTCCAGGGCCGGGGGGTGTCGGTCACCGGGAAGCTGGCCCAGGCGATGCGGGCCAACCGGCACCTCAAGGTGCACATCGCCTGCGGGTACCACGACGGCGCGACGCCCTACCACGCCGCCGAGTACGCGGTGGCGCACCTGCGGATCCCGGCCGAGCTGCGGGACAACGTCTCCTTCGCCTACTACGAGGCCGGGCACATGATGTACGTGCACGAGCCGAGCCGGGTGCAGCAGTCCGCCGACCTCGCCGCGTGGGTCCAGGAGGCCTGCGGCACCGCCTGA